A genomic stretch from Selenomonas sp. AB3002 includes:
- a CDS encoding alpha/beta fold hydrolase has product MMFREEISWYSTRLEHHMSIRIYGEKGTPVLVFPTQDAMSDNFENFGMIDTLSGYIESGKIQLFCVDTVDAATWSNVWGDKGWRAGRQESYYNYVVEEVLPFIAERNGTGILPIVTGCSLGGFHAAILFLRRPELFSGILSLSGVYDAKFFFDGWLDGTLYENSPVDFLPNMQSDHPYIQQYSEKPLILCVGQGAWEDEGRRTTAIMRDIFQAKGIRAWVDFWGHDVNHDWYWWKEQILYYLPYLLGEKELEANC; this is encoded by the coding sequence ATTATGTTTAGAGAAGAAATCAGCTGGTACAGCACACGCCTGGAGCATCATATGAGCATTCGCATTTATGGGGAGAAGGGGACGCCGGTGCTGGTGTTCCCTACCCAGGATGCCATGAGCGATAATTTCGAGAACTTCGGCATGATCGATACCCTGAGCGGTTATATAGAGAGTGGCAAGATACAGCTTTTCTGTGTGGATACCGTGGATGCGGCCACCTGGTCCAACGTCTGGGGAGACAAGGGCTGGCGGGCTGGACGTCAGGAGTCTTATTACAATTATGTTGTGGAAGAAGTGCTGCCCTTTATCGCTGAGCGGAATGGCACGGGCATCCTGCCCATCGTGACAGGCTGCAGCCTGGGGGGCTTCCATGCAGCCATTCTCTTCCTGCGCCGTCCTGAGCTCTTTTCCGGCATTCTCTCCCTGTCCGGTGTCTATGATGCCAAGTTCTTCTTTGATGGCTGGCTGGATGGCACTCTCTATGAAAACTCCCCGGTGGATTTTCTGCCCAATATGCAGAGTGACCATCCCTATATCCAGCAGTACAGTGAAAAGCCCCTTATTCTCTGCGTGGGCCAGGGGGCCTGGGAAGATGAGGGCCGGCGCACTACCGCCATTATGAGGGATATCTTCCAGGCCAAGGGCATCAGGGCCTGGGTGGATTTCTGGGGCCATGATGTGAACCATGACTGGTACTGGTGGAAGGAGCAGATTCTCTACTACCTGCCCTATCTGCTGGGTGAAAAAGAATTGGAGGCTAACTGCTGA
- a CDS encoding PDDEXK nuclease domain-containing protein, with translation MLINQAEYLDTIHEIKATIKKAQYQATLKVNTGLILLYYHIGHVINKHKVWGNKFIENLSLDLRLEYPDAKGYSVRNLKYMAKFAESYPDKEFVQQVVAQIPWGHNVVILDKVVMAEERTWYLKQCAESGWSRNVLVHQIESNLYARQATAGKISNFENRLPAPQSELATQMMKDPYIFDFIPFKEDMLERDIENAMVAEVTNLLLELGAGFAFLGNQYHLNVGGEDFYLDLLFYNLKLRCYVVIELKTGDFKPEYAGKLNFYLTAVDNILKTEQDAPTIGLLLCKSKNDLIAEYALRDINKPIGVSEYRITDEIPEKFRQQLPSIEDIKNRIGKPKNQQSL, from the coding sequence ATGTTAATAAATCAGGCTGAGTATTTAGACACTATACATGAAATCAAGGCTACAATCAAAAAAGCACAGTATCAGGCAACATTAAAGGTCAATACTGGATTGATATTGCTGTACTATCACATTGGGCATGTCATTAATAAGCATAAAGTCTGGGGAAATAAGTTCATTGAGAATCTATCCCTTGACCTTCGACTGGAATATCCTGATGCCAAGGGTTACTCTGTAAGAAATCTCAAATATATGGCCAAATTTGCCGAATCTTATCCGGATAAGGAATTTGTGCAACAGGTTGTTGCACAAATTCCCTGGGGCCATAATGTGGTCATACTGGATAAGGTGGTTATGGCAGAAGAACGCACATGGTACCTAAAGCAGTGTGCTGAAAGTGGCTGGTCACGCAATGTGCTGGTTCATCAGATAGAGAGCAATTTGTATGCCAGACAGGCCACTGCTGGTAAAATCAGTAATTTTGAAAATAGGCTTCCGGCACCGCAGAGTGAACTGGCCACCCAGATGATGAAAGACCCCTATATCTTTGACTTTATACCCTTCAAAGAGGATATGCTGGAACGAGATATAGAGAATGCCATGGTAGCTGAAGTGACTAATCTGTTGCTAGAGCTGGGGGCTGGTTTTGCATTCCTGGGCAATCAGTACCACCTGAATGTAGGTGGCGAAGATTTCTACCTGGATTTGCTCTTCTACAACTTGAAGCTGCGTTGCTATGTGGTCATCGAGCTAAAGACAGGAGACTTCAAGCCGGAGTACGCTGGCAAGCTGAACTTCTATCTGACAGCGGTAGACAATATCCTGAAGACAGAGCAGGACGCTCCCACTATCGGCTTGCTTCTGTGCAAGAGCAAGAATGACTTGATTGCCGAATATGCCTTGCGGGACATCAACAAACCTATTGGTGTCAGCGAATACAGGATAACAGATGAAATCCCGGAGAAATTCCGCCAGCAGCTGCCATCTATTGAGGATATTAAGAATCGCATTGGGAAGCCAAAAAATCAGCAAAGTTTATAA